A stretch of Lachancea thermotolerans CBS 6340 chromosome D complete sequence DNA encodes these proteins:
- the MTR2 gene encoding Mtr2p (similar to uniprot|P34232 Saccharomyces cerevisiae YKL186C MTR2 mRNA transport regulator essential nuclear protein Mex67p and Mtr2p form a mRNA export complex which binds to RNA), whose translation MNGQSQAAENFVKRIFTFLDETDSQQLAPLVQWFQPAGCKIIVNASAFPQPAGFLETWQRCVVQTQHVLTGVDFHVIPGTGSAVCSVNGKVRFDESGRDKAGQDAAVPAPAGAGVGPTGPAGKHRPLWGPYFGLSLQLVVDERALGGDFNGVISSFNYTMVYRPEDSLMVV comes from the coding sequence ATGAACGGGCAGTCGCAGGCGGCGGAGAACTTTGTGAAGAGGATCTTCACGTTTCTGGACGAAACAGACTcgcagcagctggcgcCGCTGGTGCAATGGTTCCAGCCGGCCGGGTGCAAGATCATCGTGAACGCCAGCGCGTTCCCACAGCCGGCCGGGTTTCTGGAGACGTGGCAGCGGTGCGTGGTGCAGACGCAGCACGTATTGACGGGGGTGGACTTCCACGTGATCCCCGGCACGGGCAGCGCGGTGTGCAGCGTGAACGGAAAAGTGCGGTTCGACGAGAGCGGGCGCGACAAGGCGGGCCAGGACGCGGCCGTGCCTGCGCCGGCGGGCGCAGGCGTGGGGCCCACGGGGCCCGCGGGCAAGCACCGCCCGCTGTGGGGGCCGTACTTCGGGCTGTCGCTACAACTGGTGGTGGACGAGCGCGCGCTGGGCGGCGACTTCAACGGCGTGATCTCGAGCTTCAACTACACGATGGTGTACCGGCCGGAGGACTCGCTGATGGTGGTGTAG